The Methanomethylovorans hollandica DSM 15978 genome includes a region encoding these proteins:
- a CDS encoding flavin reductase family protein: MKRSIGAKTLAFPTPTWVVGTYDMNGKPNAMTVAWAGICCSAPPCISVSLRKATYSYGGIIENKAFTVSIPSEDHVKEADYFGLASGRDEDKFKTTGLTPVRSELVAAPYVGEFPFVLECKLLHSFEIGLHTMFVGEIVDIKAEESVLDENGNPDIEKIRPIIYGPGNRTYYGIGPDLGKAFSIGKER; this comes from the coding sequence ATGAAACGATCAATTGGAGCAAAGACACTCGCGTTCCCGACACCAACATGGGTTGTCGGTACATATGATATGAACGGAAAGCCAAACGCCATGACCGTAGCCTGGGCCGGGATCTGCTGTTCTGCCCCTCCCTGTATCAGCGTGTCTTTACGAAAGGCTACCTACAGCTACGGCGGCATCATAGAAAATAAGGCATTTACCGTAAGCATTCCTTCCGAAGATCATGTAAAAGAAGCCGATTACTTTGGCCTTGCAAGTGGCCGGGATGAAGATAAATTCAAGACAACCGGTCTGACCCCTGTAAGGAGTGAGCTTGTAGCTGCTCCCTATGTCGGAGAGTTTCCTTTCGTTCTCGAATGCAAACTGCTCCACTCATTTGAAATAGGGCTTCACACCATGTTTGTCGGAGAGATAGTCGATATCAAGGCAGAAGAGTCCGTACTTGACGAAAACGGAAATCCCGATATAGAAAAGATCCGACCGATTATATATGGGCCAGGGAACAGAACCTACTACGGCATTGGACCTGA
- a CDS encoding YkgJ family cysteine cluster protein produces the protein MDMREAVKKAIHYGAIQGILQYYICPEECEAHCCKHGQIHIFEEEYRIFSLIDPQKAKRIQSEMPASPLYRIETPCSFLKPHNRCGVYYERPIVCGLYPFKVNTSGNSIGLQPCPVGFLIIREFALWMISNISKAGISDEEKTRVIAQWENTIESYAEELSGFHMKNTLKEIQIPFDELEMFAMYMASKDLPRINSGVDLG, from the coding sequence ATGGATATGAGAGAAGCTGTCAAAAAGGCCATTCACTATGGTGCCATACAGGGCATACTGCAATATTACATATGCCCGGAGGAATGTGAAGCTCATTGCTGCAAGCATGGCCAGATCCACATATTCGAGGAAGAGTACAGAATTTTCTCTCTCATTGATCCACAAAAGGCAAAGAGGATACAGAGCGAGATGCCTGCAAGTCCTCTTTACAGAATAGAGACGCCGTGCTCTTTTTTAAAACCACATAACAGATGCGGTGTTTATTACGAGCGCCCCATTGTGTGTGGTCTGTATCCGTTTAAGGTAAACACTTCAGGCAATTCCATAGGCTTACAACCCTGTCCAGTAGGTTTTCTGATCATCAGGGAGTTCGCATTGTGGATGATCTCCAATATCTCAAAAGCAGGCATATCCGATGAAGAAAAGACCAGGGTTATAGCACAATGGGAAAACACCATCGAGTCTTATGCCGAAGAACTTTCCGGATTTCACATGAAGAATACTTTAAAAGAGATTCAAATACCTTTCGATGAACTGGAAATGTTTGCCATGTATATGGCTTCAAAGGATCTGCCGAGAATTAATTCTGGTGTGGATTTAGGATAG
- a CDS encoding ABC transporter permease: MNGSVAIDNTSLLIASSLVLVSLYLSYSQKLGLEKETLVSVVRAIIQLVIVGYILEYIFGLESPLFTTLLLLFMTFSAAYNASKRGKGINKILVISFCSIATGTVLTLSVLVFSGTIAYEPYQIIPVAGMIISNSMIALGLCYRQMLSDFKIKREEVETKLSLGADILPSSVAIIRDAIKTGVIPTIDSARTLGIVSLPGMMTGLILAGISPIEAIKYQIMVTFMLLSTTSISSYVACYLSYRNFFNNRKQLISIK; the protein is encoded by the coding sequence ATGAATGGTTCAGTAGCTATCGATAATACGTCGTTGCTCATTGCTTCATCCCTTGTGTTGGTGTCGCTATATCTGTCATACTCACAAAAGCTGGGCCTTGAGAAGGAAACACTTGTCAGTGTGGTAAGAGCTATTATCCAACTCGTTATTGTAGGATACATCCTTGAATACATATTCGGTCTTGAAAGCCCTCTGTTTACAACTCTTCTGCTTCTTTTTATGACCTTCAGCGCTGCATACAATGCTTCCAAAAGAGGGAAGGGCATTAATAAAATACTGGTCATATCTTTCTGCTCCATTGCAACAGGCACAGTGCTGACCCTTTCTGTACTTGTATTCTCGGGGACAATAGCATATGAGCCCTACCAGATAATTCCTGTGGCCGGTATGATCATCAGCAATTCCATGATCGCACTTGGACTATGTTATAGGCAGATGCTGTCTGATTTTAAGATCAAGCGTGAAGAAGTAGAAACTAAACTATCGTTAGGGGCAGATATCCTGCCTTCTTCTGTCGCAATTATAAGGGATGCGATCAAAACAGGTGTTATCCCAACGATTGACTCTGCAAGAACATTAGGGATCGTATCTCTTCCGGGAATGATGACGGGATTGATACTTGCCGGAATATCTCCCATTGAGGCAATAAAATATCAGATCATGGTCACTTTCATGCTGCTCTCGACCACTTCTATTTCTTCCTATGTGGCTTGCTACCTGTCTTACAGGAACTTTTTCAATAACAGGAAACAATTGATCTCAATTAAATGA
- a CDS encoding ABC transporter ATP-binding protein, with protein MPLLDLQDVSFVNDGKTILRNVSFVVEAGDFISIVGPSGSGKSTLLKLCSHLISPTAGNIFYKGINMTEHISTELRKNIAYCSQSPCLFGNNVKENLDFPFSVRNMHFNEGRVKELFSLFNISLTFRNADVQNLSGGEKQRISLVRALLFLPEVLLLDEVTSALDVENTRMVEDAISSLNRGGITVLWITHDPEQSQKYANKIITLEAGEIRSLEALK; from the coding sequence TTGCCATTGCTTGATCTTCAGGACGTATCTTTTGTCAATGATGGTAAGACAATTCTCAGAAATGTATCCTTTGTTGTTGAGGCTGGAGATTTTATCTCTATAGTTGGTCCTTCAGGCAGTGGTAAAAGCACATTGCTAAAACTTTGCAGTCATTTGATAAGTCCGACAGCTGGAAACATATTCTATAAAGGCATAAATATGACCGAGCACATTTCAACGGAGTTAAGAAAAAACATTGCTTATTGCTCTCAATCACCTTGCCTTTTTGGCAATAATGTGAAGGAGAACCTGGATTTTCCCTTCTCCGTCAGAAATATGCACTTTAACGAAGGCAGGGTAAAGGAACTATTTTCATTGTTCAATATATCCCTCACTTTTCGCAATGCAGATGTCCAAAACCTTTCAGGGGGCGAGAAGCAAAGGATATCGCTGGTAAGAGCTTTATTGTTCCTTCCTGAAGTTCTGCTGCTGGACGAGGTCACATCTGCCCTTGATGTGGAAAATACACGCATGGTTGAGGATGCTATTTCTTCCCTGAACAGGGGTGGTATTACTGTCCTGTGGATCACACATGATCCTGAACAAAGCCAGAAGTATGCAAATAAGATCATTACTCTGGAAGCTGGTGAGATCAGGTCACTGGAGGCTTTAAAATGA
- a CDS encoding MarR family winged helix-turn-helix transcriptional regulator yields the protein MDENVLLHKIIDIIQYKNEYQLQTSRIPPQEMYVLERIYLHNNILSKDISQKYNIPPSTLTGILDRLENKKLIARLKTNKDRRSIELVATENGKSAVEKHITEDHIFARNLFDGLEPLKREQFKALLEELLDNIELVSMFFPKHR from the coding sequence TTGGATGAGAATGTCTTACTTCATAAGATCATCGACATCATTCAGTACAAAAATGAATATCAGCTTCAGACATCCAGGATCCCTCCTCAGGAGATGTATGTGCTTGAGAGGATATACTTGCACAACAACATACTTTCAAAGGACATTTCTCAAAAATACAATATTCCTCCATCCACGCTCACGGGGATCCTTGACAGGCTGGAAAATAAAAAACTCATTGCAAGGTTGAAAACAAACAAAGATCGAAGGTCTATAGAGCTGGTAGCCACGGAAAATGGGAAGTCGGCTGTTGAAAAGCATATTACAGAGGACCATATCTTTGCCAGGAACCTGTTCGATGGTCTGGAACCTCTAAAAAGAGAGCAGTTCAAAGCACTTCTTGAGGAACTGCTTGATAATATCGAGTTGGTGTCCATGTTCTTTCCAAAGCACCGATAG
- a CDS encoding adenylate kinase family protein: MLIGITGTPGTGKTSVTVRLEEKPGYQVIHLNELIREEKLYSEVDSERDCIVADMDLVEQRVMEKVDIFSPVTILDSHLSHHIADIVIVLRVSPDKLRERLQQRNYFENKVQENLEAEALDVILFESVEWCDKVFEIDTTDQTIGETIADIEEILDALLKGRDEQVAAKYKPGSVDWSEDFFA; this comes from the coding sequence ATGCTTATAGGGATCACAGGAACACCCGGAACGGGTAAAACATCGGTCACAGTCCGGCTGGAAGAAAAGCCCGGATACCAGGTGATCCACCTCAATGAACTGATCAGGGAAGAGAAGCTTTACTCTGAGGTGGATTCCGAAAGGGACTGTATTGTGGCTGACATGGACCTTGTGGAACAGCGGGTCATGGAAAAAGTCGACATTTTCAGCCCAGTTACTATACTTGACAGCCATCTTTCCCATCATATTGCTGATATTGTCATCGTGCTTAGGGTATCTCCTGACAAACTGAGGGAAAGGTTACAGCAAAGGAACTATTTTGAAAATAAGGTCCAGGAAAACCTGGAAGCTGAGGCTCTGGATGTTATCCTGTTCGAATCAGTGGAGTGGTGCGACAAGGTCTTTGAAATAGACACCACTGACCAGACCATTGGGGAGACCATTGCAGATATTGAAGAGATCCTCGATGCACTGCTCAAAGGCCGGGATGAACAAGTAGCGGCAAAATACAAACCTGGTTCTGTGGACTGGAGTGAGGATTTTTTTGCATAG
- a CDS encoding anthranilate synthase component II, translated as MRVLFINNKDSFVWNLVDYVSIFEPDTVVVPNTVSSEEVRKIKPDAIVISPGPGTAHKAGDVGNCLGIIRDLGPHIPVLGVCFGHQAINAAFGGSVGHAKGGPIHGKTSDISHDGSRLFAGIPLTFKGGRYHSLAIEKLADELEVTARTPDGIIMAVEHTKYPIYGVQFHPESVLTESGMKIVENFLIIAGMHKD; from the coding sequence ATGAGGGTATTGTTCATCAATAACAAGGATTCTTTTGTCTGGAACCTTGTGGACTATGTATCCATATTCGAGCCGGACACAGTGGTCGTTCCAAATACCGTCTCTTCAGAAGAAGTACGGAAGATAAAGCCGGATGCCATCGTGATATCGCCTGGGCCGGGCACAGCTCACAAGGCTGGAGATGTGGGCAACTGTCTTGGTATCATAAGGGATCTTGGTCCCCATATCCCTGTGCTAGGTGTGTGTTTTGGTCACCAGGCCATCAATGCAGCTTTCGGAGGCAGTGTCGGACATGCAAAAGGCGGTCCGATCCACGGCAAGACATCTGACATCAGCCATGATGGCTCACGTCTATTTGCTGGTATACCACTCACCTTCAAAGGAGGAAGATACCATTCCCTTGCCATTGAAAAGCTGGCGGATGAACTTGAGGTGACTGCAAGGACACCTGATGGCATTATCATGGCAGTGGAACACACGAAGTATCCTATATACGGTGTGCAGTTCCATCCGGAATCCGTGCTTACTGAAAGCGGGATGAAAATCGTCGAAAACTTTCTAATAATAGCTGGCATGCATAAGGATTAA
- the trpE gene encoding anthranilate synthase component I, whose amino-acid sequence MVEFDLNKDNFIALVERSKTPAIVQLMAKVDSICTPLQLYATLQNANYSYLLESVEKEKRHARYSFVGSEPEIVVGIKDRYLTIDCQKNSELSKFIYDKVKAMGTTESLIGGRFRVQLKEQDDDFTAFREVFPTSNNVEMLNQKRFDRQTFLGGAIGYNGYELVYDSWIDREKKPDADTPEMHFAIMTKTFVFDHITNETYLVITPFVTKESDLEAVYEHALADAQLMERSLHMSSVIGISSDILAKVKSEEPVPGTDQETFEKAVLAAKQHIIDGDIFQVVLSRRYTVKISQTPLQLYIRLRDINPSPYMYIFNFKDIGIVGASPETLMTVYDRKVITNPIAGTCPRGKDEGEDKELASHMLKDEKERAEHIMLVDLGRNDVRMVSKGGTVKVDDLMSVVKYSHLQHIESTVSGELRDECDQFDATRAIFPAGTLSGAPKIRAMEIIDDLEPNARGIYGGGVGYYSWNGDADFAIVIRTVLIRNNTAYVQAGAGIVADSDPTYEYLETERKMAAMIKAIGGK is encoded by the coding sequence ATGGTTGAGTTCGATCTTAATAAAGATAATTTTATTGCTCTTGTTGAACGCTCAAAGACACCCGCCATCGTACAGCTAATGGCTAAGGTGGACAGCATATGCACTCCCCTGCAACTGTATGCGACCTTGCAGAACGCAAATTATTCATATCTTCTTGAATCAGTGGAAAAGGAAAAAAGGCATGCAAGATACTCTTTTGTGGGTTCTGAACCAGAGATCGTGGTAGGTATAAAGGACAGGTACCTTACCATCGATTGCCAGAAGAATTCCGAGCTTTCAAAGTTCATCTATGATAAAGTAAAAGCAATGGGGACTACTGAATCGCTTATAGGAGGCAGGTTCCGGGTACAGTTAAAGGAACAGGATGATGATTTTACTGCCTTCCGTGAGGTGTTCCCTACAAGCAACAATGTTGAGATGCTTAATCAGAAACGTTTTGACAGGCAAACGTTCCTTGGGGGGGCTATCGGTTACAACGGTTATGAACTGGTTTATGATTCCTGGATCGACAGGGAGAAAAAGCCGGATGCTGACACACCTGAGATGCATTTTGCCATAATGACCAAGACTTTTGTCTTTGATCATATAACCAATGAAACATATCTGGTCATCACTCCGTTCGTTACAAAGGAAAGTGATCTTGAAGCAGTATACGAACACGCTTTAGCAGATGCGCAGCTCATGGAGCGCTCACTGCACATGTCTTCAGTGATAGGCATCAGTTCCGATATCCTGGCAAAGGTAAAGTCAGAAGAACCGGTTCCAGGCACTGATCAGGAAACCTTTGAAAAAGCAGTGCTGGCTGCAAAGCAGCACATCATTGACGGCGATATCTTCCAGGTAGTGCTTTCACGCAGGTACACTGTCAAAATTAGCCAGACCCCCCTGCAACTGTACATAAGGCTCAGGGACATAAACCCAAGCCCTTACATGTATATTTTCAATTTCAAGGATATCGGTATCGTGGGTGCAAGCCCTGAGACCCTCATGACGGTCTACGACAGGAAGGTCATCACCAATCCTATTGCAGGGACATGCCCCCGGGGCAAGGATGAGGGCGAGGACAAAGAACTTGCCTCTCACATGCTTAAAGATGAGAAGGAAAGGGCAGAACATATCATGCTCGTAGACTTAGGACGCAATGATGTGAGGATGGTCTCAAAAGGCGGAACAGTCAAGGTAGATGACCTCATGAGCGTGGTAAAATATTCTCATCTTCAGCATATAGAGAGTACTGTAAGTGGAGAACTGAGGGATGAATGTGATCAGTTCGATGCCACACGCGCCATCTTCCCGGCAGGTACGCTATCCGGTGCACCCAAGATACGCGCAATGGAGATCATCGATGACCTGGAGCCCAATGCAAGAGGCATATACGGTGGTGGCGTGGGTTATTATTCCTGGAATGGTGATGCCGACTTTGCCATAGTCATCAGGACGGTCCTGATCAGGAACAATACTGCCTATGTGCAGGCCGGAGCAGGTATTGTGGCAGATTCAGATCCGACATACGAATACCTGGAAACCGAACGGAAAATGGCCGCAATGATAAAAGCCATCGGGGGAAAATAA
- a CDS encoding phosphoribosylanthranilate isomerase: MQFPIRAKICGMRCAEDIAMAVKFGADAVGFVTEVPVPSPRRLDAASASALIEQVPLFVDSVLVIMPENGEEAVELIDICKPDIVQLHSDLLLSDLEYVRDNVRQKIIKTFAIPVDTHNILEEMGPAIATIEERFENDLIDGVLLDSSKAGIVGGTGAVHDWSVSRQIVEMLEAPVMLAGGLDPENVRQAVEEVRPYAVDVASGVEKNGKKDPDKVRRFISQIRCANG, encoded by the coding sequence ATGCAATTTCCTATAAGGGCGAAGATCTGCGGTATGCGGTGTGCTGAAGACATAGCAATGGCCGTGAAGTTTGGAGCTGATGCTGTGGGGTTTGTAACGGAAGTGCCAGTACCTAGTCCCAGAAGGCTCGACGCTGCATCCGCATCTGCCCTTATAGAACAGGTGCCGTTGTTCGTGGATTCTGTGCTTGTGATCATGCCGGAGAACGGGGAGGAAGCTGTGGAACTTATTGACATATGCAAGCCAGACATCGTCCAGCTGCATAGCGACCTCTTACTTTCAGATCTTGAATATGTAAGAGATAATGTCCGGCAGAAGATCATCAAAACATTTGCCATACCTGTTGACACACATAACATTCTGGAAGAGATGGGTCCTGCAATAGCTACAATAGAAGAGAGATTCGAGAATGATCTTATAGATGGCGTACTGCTTGACTCCAGCAAAGCCGGTATCGTGGGTGGGACCGGCGCTGTGCATGACTGGTCCGTAAGCAGGCAGATCGTGGAAATGCTTGAAGCTCCAGTGATGCTGGCAGGCGGCCTGGATCCAGAAAATGTACGCCAGGCAGTGGAAGAAGTAAGGCCCTATGCAGTGGATGTTGCATCCGGAGTTGAGAAAAATGGAAAGAAGGACCCTGATAAAGTGCGCAGGTTCATTTCACAGATAAGGTGTGCAAATGGTTGA
- the trpD gene encoding anthranilate phosphoribosyltransferase — translation MQSYIQKVSAGENLTLQEAEKAITEIFTQATDAQIAGLLMALKMKGETADEIAGFACGMKKAARSIHPDVKGTLVDVVGTGADRHKTINVSTAAAIIASAAGVNVAKHGNRAITSLSGSADVLEQLGIKIDKDPEHVKESIENIGIGFMLAPVFYPAMKRVTGIRKEMGVRTIFNILGPLTNPASADAQLIGVYDPGLCEVFAQVLKKMGAKRAMIVHGDGMDEISNISETKVAELKDGKIRTYTISPEDLGIKRAKATDIVGGTPAENAKDIIYIFKGEKGPKRDLIVINAAATLYVAGAADSLKEAIPMVEEVIDSGRAMGKLRQFSDKTFEGIEYAISYKGEDLRYAVC, via the coding sequence ATGCAGTCGTACATACAAAAAGTAAGTGCAGGTGAGAACCTGACATTGCAAGAGGCTGAGAAGGCAATCACAGAGATATTCACTCAGGCCACAGATGCCCAGATAGCCGGATTGCTCATGGCTTTGAAAATGAAAGGTGAGACTGCTGATGAGATCGCAGGGTTCGCATGCGGCATGAAAAAAGCTGCCAGGAGCATACACCCTGATGTAAAAGGCACACTTGTGGATGTCGTGGGAACAGGCGCTGACAGACATAAGACCATCAACGTTTCAACTGCTGCTGCCATCATTGCTTCTGCTGCAGGAGTGAATGTGGCAAAGCACGGCAACCGTGCTATCACTTCTCTTTCCGGCAGTGCGGATGTACTGGAGCAGTTGGGGATAAAGATCGATAAAGATCCTGAACATGTGAAAGAATCGATTGAAAATATAGGCATCGGATTCATGCTTGCGCCTGTATTCTATCCTGCAATGAAAAGAGTTACAGGCATAAGGAAGGAAATGGGTGTAAGGACGATTTTCAATATCCTGGGTCCTCTTACAAATCCGGCAAGTGCTGATGCACAGCTCATAGGCGTATACGACCCCGGCCTCTGTGAGGTCTTTGCACAGGTGCTTAAGAAAATGGGTGCAAAGCGGGCTATGATCGTACATGGGGACGGCATGGACGAGATCTCCAATATCTCAGAGACCAAGGTTGCAGAGCTTAAAGATGGCAAGATCAGGACATATACGATCTCTCCTGAAGACCTGGGCATCAAGAGAGCAAAGGCTACAGATATCGTAGGCGGCACGCCTGCAGAGAACGCAAAGGATATAATCTACATTTTCAAAGGGGAAAAGGGACCTAAAAGAGATCTTATTGTCATAAATGCTGCAGCCACACTCTATGTTGCAGGTGCTGCGGACTCTTTGAAGGAAGCTATACCCATGGTCGAGGAAGTCATTGATTCAGGCAGGGCCATGGGAAAGCTCAGACAGTTCAGCGACAAGACCTTTGAGGGCATAGAATATGCAATTTCCTATAAGGGCGAAGATCTGCGGTATGCGGTGTGCTGA
- a CDS encoding mCpol domain-containing protein → MNEIVLKNTLYLLKPNILMREFNMIYIAIDGDDIHQKFEKCLLESDEKNIVRTSKEITNTIDRIIDHLQHESLRIVFSAGDCILCKCDAVDLIDLSNYLDKIGNTNTVSVGIGDTLEKTYIAFKYARSIGKNSIVKYTLNNKLEVFDLNTVVPHSSCFAEGLTPCLVE, encoded by the coding sequence ATGAATGAGATAGTCCTGAAGAATACATTATATCTATTGAAACCGAATATATTAATGAGGGAGTTCAATATGATATACATAGCCATAGATGGGGACGATATTCATCAAAAATTCGAGAAATGCTTGCTTGAAAGTGATGAAAAGAACATCGTCAGGACAAGTAAAGAGATAACAAATACTATTGACAGGATCATTGACCATTTGCAGCATGAAAGCCTGAGAATAGTATTCTCTGCAGGCGATTGCATCTTATGTAAATGCGATGCAGTTGATCTGATAGACCTGTCCAATTACTTGGATAAAATAGGTAATACAAATACTGTTTCTGTTGGGATCGGAGATACTTTGGAAAAGACGTATATCGCTTTCAAGTATGCCAGATCCATTGGAAAAAACAGTATCGTCAAATACACTTTGAATAATAAATTAGAGGTCTTTGATCTGAATACCGTAGTTCCGCATTCATCCTGCTTTGCAGAAGGCCTTACTCCGTGTCTGGTAGAATAA
- a CDS encoding cobyric acid synthase, translating into MTDKSTKMLLVLGTASDVGKSIMVTGLCKILSEKYRVAPFKAQNMSLNSWITKDGKEIGIAQAVQAKAAGVDPTEDMNPVLLKPKGDRTSQVIILGEPYADKSAGNYYDSISETMEVVKGALDRLGEKYELIVMEGAGGAAEINLYDRDIVNVGTARLTQAPIILVGNIESGGVFASLYGTVALLPEDIRGNIKGFVINKFRGDPAILEPGLRQLEEMTGIPVLGVLPYYKLNIPSEDSMAIYSKSRNTSSECLNDVDIAVIRLPRISNFTDFEPLERLAKVRYVEPHEDLGTPDCIIIPGTKNTISDLLDLKATGMDKQIQKMYGKVPIFGICGGYQMLGKTLHDSGIENGLEADYEGMGLLEVETAFGEYKKTTTQVKKKVVAEGPIFRHIKGEEVWGYEIHMGKTDTPRTAFGDDGSIDQSGTVVGTYLHGLFENSNVRTALMIYLTEKKGVEFHPEVATTEEEAYKELADIVRSCLDMDKIYAMIEES; encoded by the coding sequence ATGACTGATAAAAGTACTAAAATGTTACTGGTACTGGGGACTGCTTCTGATGTAGGCAAAAGTATCATGGTCACAGGCCTTTGTAAGATCCTTTCTGAGAAATACAGAGTAGCTCCTTTCAAGGCCCAGAACATGAGCCTCAACTCCTGGATCACTAAGGACGGCAAGGAAATAGGCATAGCACAGGCTGTGCAGGCCAAAGCGGCAGGAGTTGACCCTACAGAGGATATGAATCCGGTGCTCCTGAAACCTAAAGGTGACAGGACTTCACAGGTTATCATCCTGGGTGAACCTTACGCTGATAAATCCGCAGGCAACTACTATGATTCCATATCAGAGACAATGGAAGTTGTAAAGGGAGCTCTTGACCGACTTGGCGAGAAATACGAGCTCATCGTCATGGAAGGAGCCGGAGGAGCTGCGGAAATTAATCTCTATGATCGGGATATCGTGAATGTGGGCACAGCAAGGCTTACGCAGGCCCCCATTATTCTGGTGGGCAACATCGAATCCGGGGGTGTGTTCGCAAGCCTGTATGGCACAGTTGCACTGTTGCCCGAGGACATACGCGGCAACATAAAGGGCTTCGTTATCAATAAGTTCAGAGGTGATCCTGCCATCCTGGAGCCTGGGTTAAGGCAACTGGAGGAGATGACAGGCATTCCCGTGTTGGGCGTATTGCCCTATTACAAACTCAATATCCCATCCGAGGATTCCATGGCCATCTATTCAAAAAGCAGGAATACTTCATCGGAATGCTTAAACGATGTGGACATTGCAGTAATAAGATTGCCACGCATATCCAATTTTACGGATTTTGAACCTCTAGAGCGCCTGGCAAAAGTCAGATATGTGGAACCGCATGAGGACCTTGGCACTCCGGATTGTATAATCATTCCGGGTACCAAGAACACTATCAGCGATCTGTTGGACCTCAAAGCAACAGGTATGGACAAGCAGATCCAGAAAATGTATGGCAAGGTGCCCATTTTTGGAATATGCGGCGGTTATCAGATGCTTGGTAAGACCTTGCATGACTCCGGCATAGAGAACGGCCTTGAAGCGGATTATGAGGGGATGGGGCTGCTTGAGGTGGAGACAGCCTTCGGTGAGTATAAGAAGACCACTACCCAGGTGAAAAAGAAAGTAGTTGCCGAGGGACCTATATTCCGTCATATCAAGGGTGAGGAAGTGTGGGGATATGAGATCCACATGGGTAAGACAGACACTCCAAGGACTGCCTTTGGTGATGATGGCAGCATCGATCAGAGTGGAACTGTCGTAGGTACATACCTCCATGGCCTGTTTGAGAACAGCAATGTAAGAACTGCGCTGATGATCTATCTAACAGAAAAGAAGGGTGTGGAATTCCACCCCGAGGTGGCTACCACCGAAGAAGAAGCATATAAGGAACTTGCCGACATCGTACGCAGCTGTCTGGACATGGACAAGATCTATGCGATGATCGAGGAAAGTTGA
- the cbiT gene encoding precorrin-6Y C5,15-methyltransferase (decarboxylating) subunit CbiT: protein MFDLLRVSGGPTKPEIIAIALSKMGLRDSDRFFDVGCGTGAVSIEASSLVKDLHITAIDARKEAMEVAEKNFEAFKIPNVNLVFGESSEVIAQAEKVDCAFVGGSKNILEVLDALAAKNARSIVVDAVRIETVVRVIRRMQELGIFREVLHVMVSRGVDLMGETMFKPENPVYIVVGGTDKTN from the coding sequence ATGTTTGATCTTTTACGTGTAAGCGGCGGACCAACAAAACCAGAAATAATCGCTATCGCCCTATCGAAGATGGGATTGAGGGACAGCGATCGGTTCTTTGATGTGGGATGTGGTACAGGTGCTGTATCAATTGAAGCAAGTTCACTTGTTAAGGACCTTCACATCACTGCTATAGATGCAAGGAAGGAAGCTATGGAAGTAGCAGAGAAAAATTTCGAAGCCTTTAAGATACCGAACGTGAATCTGGTTTTCGGTGAATCCTCTGAGGTCATTGCACAGGCGGAAAAGGTGGATTGTGCTTTTGTAGGCGGATCTAAGAACATTCTGGAGGTGCTGGATGCTCTTGCAGCAAAGAATGCCCGTAGTATAGTCGTGGACGCTGTGCGTATAGAGACCGTAGTAAGGGTTATACGGAGGATGCAGGAACTTGGCATATTCCGGGAGGTACTCCACGTAATGGTATCCCGTGGGGTCGATCTTATGGGTGAAACAATGTTCAAGCCTGAAAATCCGGTGTATATCGTTGTCGGAGGAACAGACAAAACGAATTAG